Genomic window (Nymphaea colorata isolate Beijing-Zhang1983 chromosome 1, ASM883128v2, whole genome shotgun sequence):
acaaaatcaatgaaaggcttgatgaaataaagaaagattgagACATGGTgtataggctcaaaacaacaccaacaGGGGGTGGAGAGAaccctgttcatggtgaacatgacaacctCAGAGAGACAACCCATCACATGGGTGTACAACCATCCACGGGTAGGGGGGATGATAAAAAGGAGATAGTGAAAAGGCTCTTGTCAAATGACTCTACAGAAAGTAGTAAGACACAAAGGGGTGGTGTTTCTATTATTTCTATTGTAGGAAAAGGAGGAATCggcaaaacaactcttgcaaaaatggtctttaAAGAAACAGAAGAATATTTTGGGAAACGTagatggtgggtttgtgtttcggaaAGACCAAACCGTAAGGATTTGTTACGGAAAATATTGAAGGAAGTGCGCAAGAAATATAAAGAAGACGTTGATAGTTCCTTGAGTGAGTTGTGCACACAATTACGGAACAAgctctcaaagaaaaaaattttgttggtcctagatgatgtgtGGGAAAcgaaatggtgggaggaagaggtagAGGGAACATTGATGACGGGTGTAATGGGGAGCAatattttgattaccagtagaaacaAAAATGTATCAGATGAGTTGCATGCTtcttatatgcatgaattacgaGAATTTAATTTTCAGCAAAGTTGGGACCTGTTTCTGAACGTGGcattaagagaaggccaaacagaaCAAGATTTGGTGATGCATAATATCAAAGAAGTTGGAGTGAGCATAGTcaagaagtgtggtgggttgccacttgtgattaagaCAGTAGGGTCCATGATGCTTACGAAGCAAATGAGTAGGGAGGACTGGAAGTCCGTCGATgatagtaagatatgggaatggaagagGCCTGCAGCCTCATCATCGACGTCTGAAATAGGCGGCgatattcttcctggtctcatactaagctacgatgacttgccatattatttgaagagttgttttgtgtattgctgcatttatccaaaggattatgagattgaaagggagagattgatcatgcaatgggtggcacacggATTGATTGAGGAAAAGAAACACATAGATGTGGAAGCGACAGCAAACCAGTACATTCAAGATTTGATAAGgcggtgtttgattgaagaaaatAATCATCGTTTTCATGGCTCCCAACttaaattgcatgacattttgcatgaccttgcctcaTACATAGGTGGAGaggaatatagccatgcctcTATTTCTCAACGCACACGCCATATGTCATTACTTGCTATAGACGATGTAGAAGAGGCCATGCATAATGCCACAGCCACAACACATAAGCTGCGTACGTTGTTGATTAAGTCATTGCCTTCCGAGcacttgaccaatttcaagtggctgagggtgttgtcattgaggggatgTGAAATGGATGAGTTGCCAAATTGCATTCAATGCCTTGCACTTGTAAAATATCTTGATCTAAGCAAGTCTAAAGtgagacggttgcccagttcaatcggcagactctgtaacttgtaaacattggatttaagtcaTGGTGCCATTcaagagttgcccaaggaaatgggcgaactgtgcaacttgaggtatcttgggctgaaagATACAAAGGAATTAAAATTTGTAGCTGAAGGTCTGGAGATGCTTACTGatttacggaccttgcataggtttatggtatgcgatgacaaagggAAGACAAGAGGCTGCAATATTAatgaactaaaagacttgaagaaACTAAAGGGAGAATTGTCAATTGAAGGTCTGCGTGGGGGAATGGTGAAAGTGATCGATCCAAAGAAAGTGGAGCTTAATTTGAAGCATGAGCTAATTGGGGTGAAATTTATTTTCGAGGAGCAAGGGGATGACAAAGTGGATAGCGCTTCTGAAGAGAGGGGTTTGCTGGAGactttggaacctccacatggcatagagaggttggTAATTGGTGGTTATAAAGGAGACACTAGGCCTGagtggtatttggacaccaatTACGAGGAGCTGCGCCTAGAACGTTGTCCATCATGGGCAgcagtgataggaattaaatcattgaaaaaattgGAGGTCAGCAACTGCCCAACATTGGGTGCATTGCCGAGCATGCCCTTGTTGAAGTCCTTGATGATTTCGCACTGTcatgggctcaacacgattggtgactcGTTCGCTGTGAACTATTGTGGTAGGCTGAAAACTCTCGCTAGaatgcctgcattggagtcatTGTACATTAGGGActgtgatgggctcaacacgattggtgacaTGCCGGCTGTAAAGACGTTGATTCTGATTGATTTGCCCAACTGGGAACCAACATTTACTTCTATGCCATGCTTAAGAAAGGGGATATTTGAAAAATGTCCAAAGATGGAGACATAAGGCTTGAGTGATGAGTTGGCAGGGCTCCAAAGCTGTCATTGTTCATttgcccaagtgcaagattgggatggaaattgcttgagcagCTGCCTAACCTCATTCAGTTGtggttggattcaaaatcaacAGTACTAgtgccatcgccattgccatcacaGGTATCCACAGTTCTACCCTCCCTTACAGAAGACCCTCCCTTAAACTTCTGTATTTGAGAGACAACACGAATGttgaggaggtcaaatggggaagggtgcctcagtgggtgtggggtctctcccaatTGGAGATATTGCGCCTATACTCTTTCtctgaggacatcagcttgggaggccactagCAATGCCTCCCCAAACTGAGATACCTATGGCTTGAagacttccccaatctgaagtctgtGGTGGAGGTGAATAATAATATTACTGCCCAACAACAACCAAATGGAACAACATGTTCCTCGGATGCACAGCAacaacagatcgcctgcctctccaacCTTCAAAGGTTGTGGATTCGctcatgtccagcactccatctgccgcaggagttaagGGACCGTCTTGGGAAAAGATTACacatatattaattattttggttaaataagtgtgtttccatttcgttacgtctcttctttctctctccctcttgtttgatttgggtccAGTAAAGTAAATTGAACTAAACTGGTGagttttgtaattgaaaacatATGTGAATACCAGCAGCTAACATAACATGTATAGATGATAAATGTGGTGCTGTTTGGCTCAAATAGAACCGTCGGCTTTGAATCGGTACAACAGATACTATTAaattacctttttcctttaagaagcttttaaaaaaccatttttaaatattattttgttttacatcCATTaattgatgcacaaaggccCCGATTAATTAGCCGACGATAAAATCCCAAGCTGGCCATTATTTGAGCGACCTTCAAAGTTTGGTTTTCtcatataataatataaataattgcttcttttttttacttcaaaataatttttttgcagttttatcttttttttttcatgatttttgttttAACGTTTAAAACATAAGCTAAACTACTTATATTCATTTCTGTCATTACTATaagattatttttattattttatcaagttattttttatgttttcttgctaatttttttatttattttactttttcataacttgtaaggttttcacttttttaaaaaaatgccaaatttttttaaattttcaacttcacCCAAAAATACTCAAAACGACCTCACCGTTTAATACCGATTAAGATATTTATGACCATCATTGAAGTGAGATTCTCTGATCTGTCATTTCATTTGAgttttgtaaattatttttgtgAGGAAAGGTATTCACCATTTTGGGTTAGGGCCTTAGGATTTATATTAATTCAGGATACCATGTACTGCACTATTAAGGAGTTGTTAGCCGATCAGAAAACCTATGCTCATATGtataacatataaaatatatatttaacctatctccacacacacacatctttGTATATATTTACTTATTTGGCAATACTCAACCGAGAAATCTCTAAataagaaaatcatttttctttattgtcTTGAACAACCAATACTTTTGCTATACTAGGAGTTGACCTCCTCTTCATGCAAATGAAACATTAGTTAGCATCTTAACTGAATATCTTTCTCTGATTGTTCTGTCTCTAGAATTTAAAGAGATCTATTTCGTTTATGGTACGAAACAAATATTTTTCCgtttatgaaacactcacaaagtgtttgatttgccaaacaacctctaaagAATACGACTGATTTGAATCCGATCAGTTGGCATCCCAACTTATTAAAATTAAAGTTATAGAAACATAATTCTACCTTCCAATTCTAGTTTCCATTTGATagtatggaattttgatttttagaattgaaaaattatgtgtttgataaagAAAAGTTAAATATTTTATCGCATTACAAGAAACCCTAATATCAAGTCCAGGCACCTCGCTAATGGGATCTGGATTTTCTCACCAGATCCAATTACTTTGGATCAAATTAAATTGCATCTGAAGCATTGACATCCCAGATCTTGAAATCTTGGAGGTTCAAGATCAAGCTTTTGGATCTCCACATTGGCCGTAGGAttgtctacatatatatatatatatatatatgcaccgaTTACATCACAAACTTTGTAATTGATACATCTCCAATATGTTGATGTCAAGTCAGAACTGAGACTGAGGCCCTCAAGCCTTGCTATTTTTATTAGAGATCCACTCATTTAGAGGGTGCTTGGTAACAGGAATGCTATTGAAACCCACTGTTccatttatcctttttttttgtttgtttttacaACACATTAATTTCGGGAACAGTATGgtccaaagaaagaagcaatcCTATTACCAAACATAAAATGTTTATCAACATAAAAGGATTTGCTAACATAAAAAGATTTCCTATAACCACAGATAAAACTTTGTAGGATAATACCGGGTCCAACTAATTAACTCGGATCCGATCTGTTTGTGCATGGGCCCATGCTTGGACGTGGGTCCAACAAAATGCTCGACATATTGCATTTTTGCCATTTTCTgggagattaattttttttagtctgcctaaatttttttttaatgtacttTGTGGTTGAGGGGCCAAAATGCTTCTGTAAATTATTCGTGGACATAAGGAAATAGTTTCGAAATTAATGTCATCTCAGATTCTCAAAAAATCTCTGGGGAGATAATTTTAATAATGCATAaactatatatttaaataatatataaccATTAACTTGTCCagcaacattttcttaaaaaaaaacacatatcaCGTATAGTTGACTTGTAAATGGCAACAAATCAACCTAaactttgtttaattaattaatttatttaaaagagaGGAAATAGTTTCGTTGTATATTGTAATTTACAATATGTTCTTTGTCCAAATGAGTACGCGTTCCAGAAGTTTCCTATATATTCATGTGAATTGTTGAAATTCCTTatataaggaaaaaagaaaatatatgtagttagaaacaaattttaaaattaaggtaaaagaaaagaagatggaaGTTTTAAAAAGGCCAAACCTATTTAACGTGACCGTATTTAAAAGCTACAAGCCGTCAATTCCTTCACCTCATGACCACTAAATCAGACCACCTATCAAAGAAAATGGATGGCTGAGATGAAACCGATACTTGGTTCAGCCCACCTTCGCCCTTTTTTGTTGCACATAAAAAAAACCATTGGGTTTGCAAATAGGTGCAAGTCCATGGGTCAGGTTTTGGGCTGAATACGTGTCTCTTCCGTTCTTAACTTAATCGGATCTAATTTACCTAATTTTGTTTGGGTTCAAGCTTGATTTTAATTGAAGTTTACTCCCAGCttaagtttctaaattttacttttaatcAAGttttgtaacaccccaaaagttgtatatttaaaatttggatttggattctgatgcaagaataaaacaatacaacagTCATTAGATTTAGTAGCGCAGAAAATTTAACAGTTTCTTCAGTTGTGTTCAAAtatcaattcaaatccaaatatgtgaacgTCCCATGAATTAGTTAGGGTTAGAACACCTCCAGCTCAAATTTAATTGTTGGTAtcccaaaatttgaattaatTTCCAAATCTACCCGTTTGGGGCCCTAATTACAAACAGAAGCTTTTGAACCAATCTCGAACGCTATATGCATTCAGTCATTGATTGCTTCGGACTACGAGCAATTGACTCATTAAAGACAAGCCCAAAAAGCATTATGTTTCGCTTGATTTAGAAAAAGTAATCACCAAATATAattgatttaattattaatgtCTTCTTCATTAACATATGCATTTGAGAGGTTATAGTTGGGACAAGTAGAACCGTCCTGACCACACCTTGAATAAATAAGGGATGGGAATTGGGGTGAAGCCGGCAATTTATGGATAATagtaaatttttaacaattcatttctctcgctctctttctctctctaacacgttgaaagaaaaacatctgAACCGAAATTCACTACCCTCTCTGGCCACTGACGTAGAGAAGCCATTGTTCTACTCTTCACTTCATTAAACCTAATATCcagatatatttgaattttggaaaataaataacATTGTACCAAATCTTAGAATGTTAATGAAGTGTTTGTTTCACAAAATTTGATAGATGAAGGCTATAgaattaaaccaaaaaaatctGACATAATTACCAATTAATTATGTGAATATTGGAAAATAACGATACCATAGCCttaaggggcatagcgtagctggtcggGCTAGAGGCTTGCAGGTCTCTATTTTGATTCCCATGGGTGTTATGTTTCtatgtcttaaggcggtagggcgcgacatccaagttgaagggtgtccCGTTCTCACTGACACcaacgcagctcaggaccccggaggcagggggaatggggggggggggccttcgggcgTCGCTTCTGGCGGTGGGATTGACACTCTCGCTCACTCGAAAACTTTTGGCATcgcttgttttataaggaagcaggtCACAAATACCAAAACACATAATGATCAattgtaaaatcaaaattcaagactatcaaacacaaagggtaactagaattggaaatttcattccaattctagttggAGGTGGACTTTCTtttccagaattttagttctAATATCAAAATTCAAGGTCCTCAAATGCCCCCTAAGGTTAGTCCTCTAAGGATTTCCAAaaagtgtttatggcatcattGAAGGTGGTTGGGAAGAGGTGGCGATTCAGTTCTTTCTAAGCAGGGCCAAATTGTTGAAAAATTCTTCCATGCACACTTGATAAGGGTGCAttctaagaggtcgtttgatggccaTGGAATGCGTGGAACAGAACATATGCATTCCGtttacatgattttcaaatcaaacactgcatcaacggatcagattcaaattggatatacgGTCAGTTATATCTACTTTTTTAGATaatcatatattcggattcaaatgggaataaagaaaagtcatatccgaataaATCTAATTTGATCGTCTAATTGACAACAAACCACAgcaaatcttaattttgaatctaagtGTTTGAACTTCTAATAAATCGAATATGATAATACtgtaaatttggtttgaatttgatgcaacaGAGTGTCTTTTGTCTCAAATCAGAAAGCCCAAAGTGcaggaaagaccatctcactttgccataagcttttgaaatatctaatttgaggagaaaaaattgttctatatgcccttatccaagctgttgTCGCTTCAAGAGCAAGGTGCTTGGATGAAATATATTGGGGAGATAAGATGCCATTGTTCTCGgccaataattgtgctaaaacaatcttcattctctcagccgTGAACTTAGCAACTACCTCACAAGCTTGtttgtgatgaagaaatttctcaccactcGAGCCGcattgtttgcatcccaaaatttcttttggttcaccaatgAGAACTTGCTTTGCAAAGTGGAAAAGGGTCTATTGGCCGTCAGTGTGAGACCTAGTTTTTCTGGTGCTttgttcattcttggtgcattttcACATTCATTTAAGTATTATCCACcatctaaaaagaaaattagataagtcattcataccacaacatacatataaaataaaaaatgagtatGCTATCAAGCCAAGTATAGTTTGATAACCATCATGTGTACTGCACTGTAATATTGGCCTTCGTGAAGTCAAGAGATTTTAGGTCAAGCAAAATtggagtttatatatatatatatatatatatatatatatatatatagagagagagagagagagagagagagagagggagagagaagtcTAAAGGGGAAGAGAAAGGAGAGCGGAGAAGAGGGTGGACAAGAGCGGGTCCATttgacctcataatggcaccTCTAATGTGAAGATCAACACTGATCCTAAATACCTTCAGAATAACACCCTCTAAAAATCAAACTGAAGCCGTTGCTATAGCACGCCACCTAATCCGAACGTTGCTCTACACATCACTTGGTAAACCGGAGTGGGGGGgtagggagagaaagaaagagaaatcaaagagaaaaaaaataaaagaaaaagagagagatagaaagagaaatcgaagagagaaCAATTTCAtaggagggaaagaaagagaaatcaaagagaaaattattaaaaggaaaaagagagagatagaaagagaaatcgaagagagaaCAGTTTCataggagagaaagaaagagaaatcaaagagaaaacaataaaagaaaaaagagagagatagaaagagaaatcTAAGAGAGAACAATTTCATCAGGACATAACTATTATTTCAAAAAACTCCATATGTACATTGGAATGCCTTTGACTGATAAAAAGTTTCTCATCAGTTTCACTTTCACTTTGTTGTGTTTGTGAATCTCAGTAGTTATAAGGTGATCCGATTTAGATCTGACTCGTCACATGTTGTTCAATTTGATTCTGAATTGTCAGATTTCTATTCGAACACAGAAAGTAGATAACTATGCAGAAACTTTAACATGTTATtggaaaatcaaatatttatcgGACTAAAAGAAACCCAAATATCAAGTGTACGTACTTGCTAATGGGATTTGGATTTTCTTACCAGATCCAATTACTTAGGATCCAATTAAATTGCATGTCAACCATTGACATCCCAGATCTTGAAATATCGGAGGTTCAACATCAAGTCTGTGGATCTCCACATTGACCTTAGGATTgtctacaaagaaaaaaaaaaaaaaagtgtggaTTATGTCACAAAATGTGTAGTTGATACATCACAAGTCAGAACTCAGACCCCTGCCCTCAAGCCTTGCTTTTTATTGGAGATCCACTTATTgagagggtttttttttttttttttttttgcacaagcaagtaaatagaaaaattaattaaaaatgtttaaaagtcATTAACAGTACATATGCAGTGAAAATAGGTAATTGTTTATTCTTAATAATGTATACAACACGTTTAATTTTACAATAATataattatacaattttatgaCGTTATCTGCATTTAATTATTAGTAAAAATGCAATagaatcaaattaaaaattaaacattatcATCTTTAATTCAGAGGGGAAGGGGCGTCCAGTTTTTTTGACTTGGCTATACTGTACTAATGACACAAGCAACgtatcttgtttttcttctcattaGCTCAAAGCACCCTATTCTTTAAGGACAACGAATCTCTTCTCGAGTAAAAGAAGAACATCAAAGTATCTAGCAAATCTTTAGTAAAgaagaactttatttttttttttagtatgaaGAATCTTTATTTAGGGGTAGAGCTAAGGATGTCGATGGATCCAATATCCGACTTAATTTGgcatgcaaagaaaaaaaattgacatccgattaagaaattggatgtatttggatttaaaaaatgcaactatatcagatttggatttgaatttatatgcaaatgtaaagaacttttaaaactttcaaaatttatatgtaaatgtaaaaaattaagtttaatatatatatatatatatatatatatatatatatatatatatatatatataatttgaaaatttttattttgttccctgctaaaattttgaaactatagtttgacccctacaacaaaaaaatttctggctttgcccCTGCTTTCACATATGAAAATATAGTATGCATTTCATTGTAtaattaaaagttggattcagacttggatcatgttaaaatgaaaatcagaTATCGGACCGGATCTGGactgtaaattttaaaattggattcacatttattttttctttcattgatattcaaatctaaatacGTGAACCTCTGATAATCGAATAGGGTAATGCCATACATTCAGTTCGAATCTGATCTGATGGGGTATCTTTCTTTTGCCGGCCATACGCCACGCAAGGTCGGGGAGAGAATGGGACTGccttttagaaagatacaaaagaCAGCACATCTTCCCTTCCGTTTGTCGCGTTGACGatttgtccttgtgaagagagaTTTTGTCTGAGATCAAGAAAGAGCAGTAGTTGTGAGGAGCTTCAGCCTGCTCATCCGGTAAGAGAaagtatttcttcttcttgcttctctTACCTTGTTTCATTAATCGATTGCCATTCTCCCCGTCTCTTGATTAGTCTAATTCCAAATTCATATTTTTGGAGGCCAATTGATAAACAAATTGATCCAAACCTTGTGTCtgtaaacatcattttttttcatcaaaattaataaatttaataACCATATGATTAAAGCAAATCGATTAATCATATCTCATTAGTTTATCTTACAAGAACATTTATTTACTTAATGTATAGAAAGAAAACAGAGGGCTTCAAAAGTCAGCTATTTATAGTATATCAGTATCCATTGAGCTAAAAATAGTTTTATGTTTCAGAAAAATTGAATTATATTAACGCATGATATTGAGATCATGCAGTGGCCAGGTCCGATATTTCTTGCTAAGGGGCAGTAATACTTCACTTGAAACTTCTAACAGGCAaccaattagggatgtcaatggatctaATACTTCACTTGGAACTGGAATTTGACATTCCAATTCTAATGTGGGAAGgacatttttcattaatttattaAAACATAAGCAAGACATTTTTCCAATTAGTAAATTTGTCCCCATAGCAATTTAGTGTCTCATTTATAGAAAATATATGTTAAAgtaattttcatgaaataaaaattattttgtcaATTTATTGTTCTTTTAGAAAATGTAAGTGCATTTTATACTCTTCAAAATATTAGTCACAATATACAAAGAACTTAAAGTAAActcatcattttctctctcactATATGTACGCACTATAAATTTAGCTACTATATCtaacatttttattcttttttcatttgtcaaatcAAGTTAAACTATTCAAGAACATTACCTAAAGCTTTTCAATATCAACAATATTGGGATACGTTTctatttttcgtttttcttatAAATTACATTTTCCCACATGTTTAATAATCTAAATGGCCCTTCTAAGAATTTTCAAACTATTAGAACATTGATTAGGAAATATGTGTTTCTCTTCAATTGCTGTGGGAACAAATTTATTAACTGAAAAATGTCATTCTCATATCTTAATAAATACTGAATAAGTGAGCATGAACATTTTGCCCTTTTTAAGGGGTAGTTTGGCTGCAGGGACACATTGtgaatgttccatgaatctgcccaaaaaaatgaaaaaaggttcACTGAACAATATTTCTCCTGTCCAATGAACATTCTATTATGATGGGCAGTGAATGATTTCGTTTCATAAACTAATTGGATATGTTCATTAATCCATTTGCATCCTACCTCGCTATATAGTTGTAAAGGAGGCCCTGAGAAACCAGCAAGAAATCTTAGCATGCATGTCCACTGGAATCTGGTATCCATCGGATCCAGTTACCGAACTGTACCAAATCTGAATTGGATTACCAATAagatttgttttgcttattcttcttttggagttttttttttttaagaactcTCTTCTGTTTTCGACATCTCATTCTAACAGGAAAATTTGGGTTCCAAAGAACACAGTGTTCCTATTATCAAACACACTGTGTTCTTGTTGCTATTCCTTCTTGTACACTTCCAGGCCTAAAAGTTAGAACACTTAAGGCTgtaccatagaatttgttcttattgATGTGCAGCTTTGTGATTAAGTGGAAAAGTTTAAGTTGTTTGCTCACTTAACTTAAAACACTAAAAAGAATATCTCGGTTCTACAGGACAATCATACCCCACTTTGTATCGCAAGAAAAACCAATCTTCCTTTTGACTTGAACTGTAGTAATTTTACAGTTGtactctttcttgtttttccacTCCTCTTGAAAATTTCTGTTCCTCTTGCTCTTGCATCTACTGAAAAAGCAGGGAAGATGGCAATAGTAATCGACGCACTTGCAGAAAAAGCTATTTCTAGTCTATTGGACGCTGTAACCAGTTTGTTGAGAGAAGAGGTggacctcatcttgaatgccaaagatgaaCTCAAGAAGCTCCAGAGGAAGCTGGAACACTTGGAGGTGTCCCTTAAGGATGTAGATcacaagccctttttcagcaGCGAGCGCGACAGGTATCTGGAGGGAGAGTTGAAGGACGTTTTTTACGATGCTCAGGACATCATCGAAAAATACCAAACCGAAATTAAGCTCAGCAAAAGGGAGAACGAttctttaacttcatggaacaaggtaagaaagccCTGGATCACTCTATCctcttgctttaaggaacatgtgCGTGCTTCCTACAAATTTTCTAATGAAActaagaaaatcaatgaaaggcttgatgcaataaaaaaagattGGGAAATGGTGGATCTACTCAAAACAACACTCAATAGAAGGTTTGAGgaccctgttcatggtgaacatgacaactcccgagagacaacccatcaCATGGGTGCACAACCACCCACAGGCAGGAAGGATGATAAAAGGGAGATAGTGAAGAGGCTCTTGTCTGACGAATCTGCACATAGTAGTATGACTAAGAAGGGAAGTGTTTCCATTATCTCTATTGTAGGAAAGGGTGGCATCGGCAAAAcgactcttgcaaaaatggtttttagtGAAATCGAACAACAGCTTGGGGAACgtaggtggtgggtttgtgtttcagaaaggCCAAACCGTAAGGATTTATTGCAGAAAATACTAAAGGAAGTGCACAAGAAATCCAAAGAAGACATTAACGGCTCCTTGAGTGAGTTGTGCACACAATTACGGAACGAGGtctcaaaggaaaaatttttgttggtcctagatgatgtgtGGGAACT
Coding sequences:
- the LOC116260577 gene encoding putative disease resistance protein RGA3, producing MVYRLKTTPTGGGENPVHGEHDNLRETTHHMGVQPSTGRGDDKKEIVKRLLSNDSTESSKTQRGGVSIISIVGKGGIGKTTLAKMVFKETEEYFGKRRWWVCVSERPNRKDLLRKILKEVRKKYKEDVDSSLSELCTQLRNKLSKKKILLVLDDVWETKWWEEEVEGTLMTGVMGSNILITSRNKNVSDELHASYMHELREFNFQQSWDLFLNVALREGQTEQDLVMHNIKEVGVSIVKKCGGLPLVIKTVGSMMLTKQMSREDWKSVDDSKIWEWKRPAASSSTSEIGGDILPGLILSYDDLPYYLKSCFVYCCIYPKDYEIERERLIMQWVAHGLIEEKKHIDVEATANQYIQDLIRRCLIEENNHRFHGSQLKLHDILHDLASYIGGEEYSHASISQRTRHMSLLAIDDVEEAMHNATATTHKLRTLLIKSLPSEHLTNFKWLRVLSLRGCEMDELPNCIQCLALVKYLDLSKSKVRRLPSSIGRLCNLSEGLEMLTDLRTLHRFMVCDDKGKTRGCNINELKDLKKLKGELSIEGLRGGMVKVIDPKKVELNLKHELIGVKFIFEEQGDDKVDSASEERGLLETLEPPHGIERLVIGGYKGDTRPEWYLDTNYEELRLERCPSWAAVIGIKSLKKLEVSNCPTLGALPSMPLLKSLMISHCHGLNTIGDSFAVNYCGRLKTLARMPALESLYIRDCDGLNTIGDMPAVKTLILIDLPNWEPTFTSMPCLRKGIFEKWKMAIVIDALAEKAISSLLDAVTSLLREEVDLILNAKDELKKLQRKLEHLEVSLKDVDHKPFFSSERDRYLEGELKDVFYDAQDIIEKYQTEIKLSKRENDSLTSWNKVRKPWITLSSCFKEHVRASYKFSNETKKINERLDAIKKDWEMVDLLKTTLNRRFEDPVHGEHDNSRETTHHMGAQPPTGRKDDKREIVKRLLSDESAHSSMTKKGSVSIISIVGKGGIGKTTLAKMVFSEIEQQLGERRWWVCVSERPNRKDLLQKILKEVHKKSKEDINGSLNNVKETMHNATATTHKLRTLLGASSCHMTNFNWLRVLSLRGYRMYELPNSIQCLALLKYLHLSWSKVRRLPSSISRLYNLQTLDLSYSRIEELPKEIGELCNLRYLGLEVTQELKFIAEGLRKLTNLRTLHRFVVCDDKRGTKGCNIRELKDLNKLKGELSIEGLGGSRKAIDHVGNAQLLKEKHGIISLLLNFGFATCNDKQSSASEQSGVLEALEPPLGLECLKISDYKGKIPAWHLKTEYYTMLHSLKLDSCYLWEKLICITSLKAVYVNNCPALCEIASMPALESLEVKDCSSLEQLPRHMPSLKSLKVDDLPNWEGWPAGGSGETTLTSMPCLREADFANCPKMQTQGLIYALSQLAGHEGQATQLQKLSVQNCPSARLGWKLLEQLPNLIELELDSKSAVLVPSPLPSQVSTFLPSLKTLELRDNTNVDEEVKWGRLPQWVWGLSQLEYLSLDSFSEEISLGGHWQCLPKLRRLWLHDFPNLKSVVEVNNNITAQQQQNGTTCPSDAQQQQIACLSNLQSLWIVNCPALDLPQELRDRLGGRMIKVL